A section of the Marinoscillum sp. 108 genome encodes:
- a CDS encoding MBG domain-containing protein — MKVHFYFILIVTLLLGREVAATELLVVETYYWIGGTGNWNDGAHWSATSGGEAVNSLPDETINVIFDDNSGTEDFTVTIDDPYNVRDITTSATALDIVFDNTHYSQDFLNIYGNISLNSHVSFEDVYILTSASDSVTVGFNGANMKEDIFFAGEGAYIIISDMTTGRLQHESGRLYLDDGLTLTLHSLFEKGGEGDKLDLADANINIQSTYFFDATSGFEFVAGTSVITTASSLLNLKFDGSGIGAEYHTFVIYSDVPPQGLGEAVFQNLIIEAGSNLTFLFSAGDALTITGNLALNGTVENPVKLRSWYPGSQVSLIMADGAEVSADWAQLTDIKITGEQAYEATNSIDGGNNSGWNIIAPEFDDYYWVGGSGAWEDYENHWATSSGGTTFHTSAPGLYDNVYFDEQSTAGETVVYTDSAELSMGSLMISDLTDHLQLYTTHEFSSSSQHGALYINGSFQSDPLFETNLTDLLFLGAGDQTIHANGDLQDSYEVFIEGIGTYGLLSDLVLKDFSWGRTDDQGLMTLDGFSLETERLQLNSESGYLDISNSAVKASYLKVYDGSKLIDNDQSSVEIYNTGLGGTLDGYLNYDDPAINHLIFNGDVRVVNVDDMFFDTLEFKPGSSVLFDNYASRDITVNEFMADGSLQPISIFGEAGINMVKASGSVSAESVIVKNINATGGADFTATNSLDLGGNAGWIFDGAFVPTDFYWVGGSGDWDDYEHHWAASSGGEDFLMRLPSRYDNVIFDTNSFSEDNSVVTLSSIVKISDLSMVSLSNTMTLKGEGQKGHLHPVRSLDFDPKALIDLKMYFESDSNQTLTADGAQFGEHEWYIYKEAGTVEIVGDLNAPDVNIDHQRGGIVFNDGAEWTDIVLKEYYTYNNTTVDLGKANIIAENFLLSWYSSGTLTEGNALIEVTNRYSDRRNQGVYTLKFNGEVNVESDVTARTLSITSGSEITFLAGSTIDILQNISMYSVTTNPSVIKSSIPGTQYTFSMASYGSVSANGLILSDSEATGGATFTANASEDAGNNTGWTINSIEPLDFYWVAPTNGAQWGNPASWATTSGGSELHTRAPGRYDNVYFDAESFDSEGLLGVIVHPNGHEVANLDMSGMDSPVRFMSYSSSDVLKLKIFESAVLSDKAQFEIQEIYLYDVHTFDVNGATFNKPLTVYAESGDDNVLSIPEGLNLESLEVYGGGIDFGADDFTIGDLHLDNMTSTVDLSGASFEIGESFYVVSDEAVLGTDCSISMPSGGTFGGSAWGSVGQVTLSGEVEVGTYFHINELILDGGADLTVLYKSHLSFDTLIAEGGSQEDPITLSRGDEHPVPSSIYSDAETIELKWGELYGIEAKGDADFIGVATLDLGNNPGWTFTKLDPELVFSELESVTYGDESFELNAAIHEGLQVLYDTEDIDKIGIDGSSVSIEGAGQADIRAYFDGNDYYEAAEIIQPLTINKALLTASPAPKSKVYGAELPEFTPLYSGFVHEEDASVIDTPPTANTDASVGSAVGEYDISLSGAEDNNYTFEYEPGTLTVNKATLTVTAEDKVMTYGGAEPAYTFTYSGFVLDETADVINEEPSGVFVSEMPGDAGLYILSIEEDGNDDNYDFVYVDGELTVEKAPLTASADEKTKVYGATNPQFTITYSGFMNADGPTDIVEPTATTSATELSGVGTYDITLTDGSADNYVLTLEDGLLTVSQKELTVIADDQSKTYGEENPELTITYSGFENGDDTDDLEELPTITTTATLESDAGTYPIELSNGTGINYAVTLVNGELTINQASQEISIEEIPEKKIIDEPFQVTATATSGLEIAFSIDGPATLSGNTVTLSGAPGTVVIYADQEGDNNYLAAETQSILFDVLDTTRMKQEITIASISDKVYGAAPFSFSASTSSGLELTFTTEGPIAIEDELITISGVGTASIVARQAGDEEYNAASLKMTFEIDKAPLTATAESKSRIYGEVNPALTISYAGFVNGETESVITEPSAEVIADELSEVGSYPITLSGGLANNYTITLANGSMSVEKATLTVTPDDQQKVYGEENPGFTFEYSGFVNEEDATVIATAPAFSSDATASSDVGSYEITGSGGEATNYSFSYEIGALTVVKADQVISIEAIDDKDVTAEPFAILASATSGLELSYEVTGPATVEGNIITLTGVTGEVEVAVSQLGNINYHAAATETVSFTVTDASKTNQTISFTEISDQTYGATPITLEATSDSGLNLTFDVEGPAILDGSTLTITGVGEVTVTASQAGNETFNPATLAQSFTVAPATLTVTVQGEIITYGDDLPEFTYELGGFVNGEEEGVLTSIPTISSNASVESDAGTYEIIASGGEAVNYTFAYVSATLTIEKADQAIALEGIADKLVTDAPFEIIGIASSDLPLTYELTGPASLSGTTITLSGSTGTVVITASQAGNQNYHAAITTSLSFSVTDPSKAMQTITFEAIPEKKYGDVFTLGATASSALSVVYAVTSGPASISGSELTVTGVGEVTVLASQDGDESFNPAPSVSMSFVAGKASLIVTADDKTRIYGEENPEFTASIQGFIGSDSEADLEAVPAASTTATETSDAGTYAITVSGGAAQNYTFSYIEGTLTIGKAVAVVSLSNMEQVADGESKMPTVTTDPADLSYEITFDGSSEVPSEDGTYVVEVTIDETNYEGSASGNFVLTKAFTLEAPVRNEVQVYPNPASERVMVEGAAGQLVKIYNLMGVLQMESETNRTIQIGALSSGVYLIRVLDASGQLVSHHRIVKH, encoded by the coding sequence ATGAAAGTACATTTCTATTTTATTCTAATTGTCACCCTATTACTGGGGCGGGAAGTTGCCGCCACCGAACTGCTGGTAGTAGAAACCTACTATTGGATTGGTGGAACAGGCAACTGGAATGACGGTGCCCACTGGTCAGCTACCAGTGGGGGAGAAGCAGTCAATAGCCTCCCGGATGAGACCATCAACGTCATCTTTGACGATAACTCAGGAACGGAAGACTTTACCGTGACCATAGATGACCCCTATAATGTGAGGGATATCACCACCAGTGCCACTGCACTGGACATTGTGTTTGACAATACTCATTATTCTCAGGATTTTCTGAATATCTATGGAAATATATCCCTGAATAGCCATGTTAGTTTCGAGGATGTCTATATCCTGACTTCAGCGAGCGACTCTGTTACTGTCGGTTTCAATGGAGCCAACATGAAGGAGGATATTTTCTTTGCAGGAGAGGGGGCCTATATCATTATTTCTGATATGACTACAGGTAGGTTACAACACGAATCCGGCCGTCTATACCTGGATGATGGGCTTACTTTGACACTCCATAGCCTATTTGAGAAAGGAGGTGAAGGTGATAAGCTGGATCTGGCCGATGCAAACATTAACATTCAGTCGACCTATTTCTTTGATGCCACATCGGGCTTTGAGTTTGTGGCGGGCACCAGCGTAATAACTACTGCTTCCAGTTTGCTTAACTTAAAGTTTGATGGTAGTGGTATTGGTGCGGAGTACCATACTTTCGTTATATACTCAGACGTACCTCCACAAGGTTTGGGTGAGGCCGTCTTTCAAAACTTGATAATTGAAGCAGGAAGTAATTTGACTTTCCTCTTTTCTGCAGGTGATGCTTTGACGATTACCGGAAATTTGGCTCTGAATGGCACCGTGGAGAATCCTGTTAAATTAAGAAGTTGGTATCCTGGCTCACAGGTATCATTAATCATGGCCGATGGAGCGGAAGTCTCGGCCGATTGGGCTCAGCTTACGGACATAAAGATTACGGGCGAACAAGCCTATGAAGCCACCAACTCCATCGATGGAGGGAATAATTCCGGCTGGAACATTATTGCTCCAGAGTTTGATGACTACTACTGGGTGGGTGGATCCGGAGCGTGGGAGGACTATGAAAACCACTGGGCCACCTCATCAGGAGGTACGACCTTTCATACCTCCGCTCCTGGCCTTTATGACAATGTCTATTTTGACGAGCAGTCTACTGCGGGAGAGACCGTAGTCTATACGGACTCTGCGGAGCTGTCCATGGGGAGTTTAATGATCAGCGATCTGACAGACCATCTACAGCTCTATACCACCCATGAGTTTTCATCCTCCAGCCAGCACGGAGCACTATATATCAATGGATCCTTCCAGTCGGATCCATTGTTTGAAACTAACCTCACCGATCTTCTCTTTTTGGGTGCTGGTGATCAGACCATCCATGCAAATGGTGACTTGCAGGATTCTTATGAAGTTTTCATAGAGGGGATTGGTACCTATGGTTTGTTGTCAGATCTTGTCTTGAAAGATTTTTCTTGGGGAAGAACGGACGATCAAGGCTTGATGACCCTTGACGGATTTTCTCTCGAAACAGAGCGGTTACAACTTAATTCTGAGTCTGGCTATTTGGATATCTCCAATTCAGCGGTAAAAGCGAGCTACTTGAAAGTATATGACGGATCAAAACTCATTGATAATGATCAGTCATCTGTGGAAATATACAATACGGGATTAGGAGGGACACTGGATGGTTATCTGAACTATGATGATCCGGCGATCAATCACTTAATATTTAACGGAGATGTGAGGGTGGTGAACGTGGACGATATGTTTTTTGATACTTTAGAGTTCAAGCCGGGATCCAGTGTTCTTTTTGATAACTATGCCTCCCGTGATATTACCGTCAATGAATTCATGGCCGACGGATCATTGCAGCCGATTTCTATTTTTGGAGAAGCAGGCATTAATATGGTGAAGGCTTCTGGCTCCGTGTCAGCCGAGAGCGTGATTGTGAAGAACATCAATGCCACCGGCGGAGCGGATTTTACAGCCACCAACTCTCTTGATTTGGGTGGCAATGCTGGTTGGATTTTCGATGGAGCATTCGTTCCCACAGATTTTTATTGGGTTGGAGGTTCAGGTGATTGGGATGATTATGAACATCACTGGGCGGCATCTTCGGGAGGTGAAGATTTTCTGATGCGCTTACCTTCTCGTTACGACAATGTCATTTTTGATACCAACTCATTCAGTGAGGATAATAGTGTGGTCACTCTTTCTTCGATAGTGAAAATCAGTGACCTGTCCATGGTTTCATTATCCAATACCATGACCCTAAAAGGAGAAGGGCAAAAAGGGCATCTGCATCCTGTGAGGTCACTGGATTTTGATCCAAAGGCCCTCATCGATCTCAAAATGTATTTTGAATCGGACTCTAATCAGACACTCACGGCAGATGGGGCTCAGTTTGGGGAGCATGAATGGTACATATACAAAGAAGCTGGTACGGTGGAGATCGTCGGGGACCTGAATGCTCCAGACGTGAATATAGACCATCAGCGGGGAGGAATTGTGTTCAATGATGGAGCCGAATGGACTGACATAGTCCTCAAAGAATACTACACTTATAATAATACCACAGTTGATTTGGGTAAGGCGAATATTATAGCCGAGAACTTCCTATTGTCCTGGTATTCATCGGGTACGCTCACCGAAGGGAATGCTCTGATCGAGGTTACTAACAGATATTCTGATCGGAGGAATCAGGGTGTCTATACCCTCAAGTTCAATGGTGAGGTAAACGTGGAGTCGGATGTTACAGCAAGGACGCTGAGTATTACTTCTGGAAGTGAAATTACCTTTTTGGCAGGCTCCACCATCGACATTCTTCAAAATATTTCGATGTACAGTGTGACTACAAACCCCAGTGTGATCAAGAGCAGCATCCCGGGAACCCAGTATACCTTCTCCATGGCGTCTTACGGAAGTGTCAGTGCCAATGGTCTGATCTTGTCCGATTCTGAGGCCACTGGAGGTGCAACTTTCACCGCCAATGCAAGTGAGGATGCAGGTAATAATACCGGCTGGACCATCAATAGCATAGAACCCCTGGATTTTTACTGGGTGGCACCAACCAATGGAGCTCAGTGGGGTAACCCTGCCAGTTGGGCTACTACATCGGGTGGGTCGGAGCTCCATACAAGGGCTCCAGGCCGTTATGACAATGTATATTTTGATGCAGAGTCCTTTGATAGTGAAGGCCTATTGGGAGTAATAGTTCATCCAAATGGGCATGAGGTGGCCAATCTGGATATGAGTGGCATGGATTCTCCTGTCAGGTTTATGTCCTATTCATCTTCAGACGTCCTGAAGCTAAAGATTTTCGAATCTGCTGTGCTCAGCGATAAAGCTCAATTTGAGATACAAGAAATCTACCTCTATGATGTACACACTTTTGATGTGAATGGTGCCACCTTCAATAAGCCGCTCACTGTATATGCTGAAAGCGGTGACGATAATGTCCTGAGCATTCCGGAAGGTCTGAACCTGGAATCCCTTGAGGTATACGGAGGAGGGATAGACTTTGGAGCTGATGACTTTACCATAGGGGATTTACACCTGGATAATATGACTTCCACCGTGGATCTTTCTGGCGCGAGCTTTGAGATTGGTGAGTCTTTCTATGTGGTTTCGGATGAAGCCGTCCTTGGTACAGATTGTTCCATTTCGATGCCCTCTGGTGGTACTTTTGGAGGTAGCGCCTGGGGTAGTGTCGGGCAGGTTACTTTGAGCGGAGAGGTAGAGGTTGGTACTTATTTTCATATCAATGAACTCATCCTGGATGGGGGCGCAGACCTGACTGTACTGTATAAAAGTCATTTATCTTTTGATACACTCATTGCAGAAGGTGGCTCTCAGGAAGATCCTATTACCTTGTCGAGAGGGGATGAGCATCCGGTACCTTCCAGTATTTACTCCGATGCTGAGACCATTGAACTGAAATGGGGTGAGCTTTATGGTATTGAAGCCAAGGGTGATGCTGATTTCATTGGAGTGGCCACTTTAGATTTGGGAAATAATCCGGGATGGACTTTTACCAAGCTTGATCCTGAGCTTGTTTTTTCGGAATTGGAAAGTGTGACCTATGGTGACGAAAGTTTTGAACTGAATGCTGCCATCCACGAAGGGCTACAGGTACTTTATGATACCGAAGACATAGACAAGATAGGAATAGATGGGTCTTCAGTGTCGATAGAAGGAGCGGGCCAGGCTGACATTAGGGCTTATTTTGACGGGAATGACTACTATGAGGCAGCCGAGATCATCCAGCCTCTCACCATCAATAAGGCCTTACTCACAGCAAGTCCAGCACCAAAAAGCAAGGTCTATGGTGCCGAACTGCCAGAATTTACACCTCTCTATTCGGGATTTGTCCATGAGGAGGATGCTTCTGTGATTGATACTCCCCCTACTGCTAATACTGATGCCTCTGTGGGCAGTGCGGTTGGAGAATATGATATATCCCTGTCGGGTGCTGAAGATAATAACTACACTTTCGAATACGAACCAGGAACACTTACGGTAAACAAGGCGACGCTTACAGTCACCGCTGAAGATAAGGTCATGACCTATGGCGGAGCAGAACCAGCCTACACATTTACTTATAGTGGCTTTGTGCTGGATGAAACAGCAGATGTGATCAATGAAGAGCCGTCTGGAGTTTTTGTTTCGGAAATGCCAGGAGATGCTGGCTTATACATTTTATCAATTGAAGAAGATGGCAATGATGACAACTATGATTTCGTTTATGTTGATGGTGAGTTGACCGTTGAGAAGGCGCCACTGACCGCTTCTGCAGATGAGAAGACCAAGGTTTATGGAGCTACAAATCCACAATTTACCATCACCTATTCCGGATTTATGAATGCAGATGGCCCTACGGATATCGTGGAGCCAACGGCCACCACTAGCGCCACGGAACTGAGCGGTGTGGGCACTTACGATATTACCTTGACAGACGGATCTGCGGATAATTATGTGCTGACTCTTGAGGATGGTCTCCTCACAGTATCTCAAAAGGAGCTAACGGTGATTGCCGATGATCAATCCAAAACCTACGGTGAGGAGAATCCAGAGTTGACCATCACTTACTCGGGTTTTGAAAATGGGGATGATACCGACGATCTGGAAGAGTTACCCACTATTACCACAACTGCCACCCTGGAATCAGATGCCGGTACTTATCCCATTGAACTATCAAACGGGACAGGGATCAATTATGCGGTTACCCTGGTAAACGGGGAGCTGACCATTAACCAGGCCAGTCAGGAGATTTCCATCGAGGAAATCCCGGAGAAGAAGATCATAGATGAGCCATTCCAGGTGACTGCTACAGCTACTTCTGGGCTGGAGATAGCATTCAGTATAGATGGTCCGGCTACCTTGTCAGGCAATACAGTGACCCTGAGCGGCGCACCTGGTACTGTGGTGATCTATGCCGATCAGGAGGGAGACAACAATTACCTGGCGGCTGAAACACAGTCCATCCTCTTTGATGTGCTGGATACCACCAGAATGAAGCAGGAGATCACCATAGCGTCTATTTCTGATAAGGTATATGGAGCAGCACCTTTTTCCTTTTCGGCTTCCACCAGTTCGGGGTTGGAGCTGACCTTTACGACAGAAGGCCCAATAGCTATTGAGGACGAACTCATCACCATTAGTGGGGTAGGCACGGCGAGTATTGTTGCCCGACAGGCAGGGGATGAGGAGTACAATGCAGCTTCCCTCAAGATGACTTTTGAAATAGACAAGGCCCCACTTACTGCCACGGCCGAATCTAAGAGCAGGATTTATGGTGAAGTGAATCCGGCATTGACGATTAGCTATGCCGGCTTTGTCAATGGAGAGACGGAGTCTGTCATAACAGAGCCATCAGCCGAGGTGATTGCGGATGAACTGAGTGAGGTGGGTAGCTATCCCATTACCCTGTCAGGTGGATTGGCAAACAATTACACCATTACCCTGGCAAACGGAAGTATGTCAGTAGAAAAGGCCACGCTGACCGTGACACCTGACGATCAGCAGAAAGTATATGGAGAGGAAAATCCGGGTTTTACATTTGAGTATTCGGGCTTTGTCAATGAAGAAGATGCCACCGTGATCGCCACAGCACCAGCCTTCTCCAGCGACGCTACCGCTTCAAGTGATGTAGGGAGCTATGAGATTACCGGCTCTGGCGGAGAAGCGACAAATTATTCCTTCAGTTATGAGATAGGCGCTCTCACAGTGGTCAAAGCTGATCAGGTCATCAGTATAGAAGCGATAGATGACAAGGACGTAACAGCGGAACCATTTGCGATACTGGCCAGCGCCACTTCCGGTCTGGAACTAAGCTATGAAGTGACCGGCCCTGCCACTGTCGAGGGTAACATCATCACGCTGACAGGTGTCACCGGGGAGGTGGAAGTGGCAGTAAGCCAGTTGGGCAATATTAATTATCATGCTGCGGCAACGGAGACCGTAAGCTTTACAGTGACCGATGCGAGTAAAACCAATCAAACTATTTCGTTTACAGAGATTTCGGATCAGACTTACGGGGCCACTCCTATTACACTGGAAGCTACTTCTGATTCAGGATTGAATCTCACATTTGATGTGGAGGGACCTGCGATTCTTGACGGCTCAACACTCACGATCACCGGAGTGGGTGAAGTGACGGTCACAGCCAGTCAGGCCGGGAATGAGACCTTCAATCCTGCCACTCTCGCTCAGTCGTTTACCGTTGCTCCGGCCACCCTCACGGTTACTGTGCAAGGGGAGATAATCACTTATGGAGATGATCTTCCGGAGTTTACTTATGAGTTGGGAGGCTTTGTGAATGGTGAAGAAGAGGGGGTGCTGACGTCCATACCTACCATCAGCAGCAACGCTTCGGTAGAGAGTGATGCCGGCACCTATGAGATCATCGCGTCTGGTGGAGAAGCGGTTAATTATACTTTCGCGTATGTGTCTGCTACTCTGACCATAGAAAAAGCAGATCAGGCGATAGCGCTGGAAGGGATTGCGGATAAATTAGTCACTGATGCTCCTTTTGAGATCATTGGGATTGCGAGTTCTGATCTACCACTCACCTATGAACTTACCGGACCGGCCAGCCTCTCGGGCACGACCATCACGCTCAGCGGCAGTACGGGTACCGTTGTGATCACAGCCAGTCAGGCAGGTAATCAGAACTATCATGCAGCGATAACTACGAGTCTGAGTTTTAGTGTGACAGATCCATCTAAAGCGATGCAGACGATCACTTTCGAAGCGATTCCTGAAAAGAAATATGGAGATGTATTTACGCTTGGGGCAACGGCAAGTTCAGCCCTCAGTGTGGTGTACGCTGTGACTTCAGGTCCTGCCAGTATTTCAGGTTCGGAACTGACCGTTACCGGAGTAGGGGAAGTGACCGTACTGGCCTCACAGGATGGAGATGAGTCCTTCAACCCTGCACCCTCAGTGAGTATGAGTTTTGTGGCCGGCAAAGCGAGCCTCATAGTAACAGCGGATGACAAAACCCGAATTTACGGGGAAGAGAATCCTGAGTTCACCGCCAGTATTCAGGGTTTCATTGGTAGTGATTCGGAGGCAGATTTGGAAGCGGTTCCAGCTGCCTCCACCACTGCCACTGAGACAAGTGATGCGGGGACTTATGCGATCACCGTTTCCGGTGGAGCTGCTCAGAATTATACTTTTAGTTATATCGAGGGTACGCTCACCATTGGCAAGGCAGTGGCTGTTGTGAGCCTGAGCAACATGGAGCAGGTGGCAGATGGAGAATCCAAGATGCCTACGGTAACCACCGATCCTGCTGATCTGTCTTATGAGATTACTTTTGACGGTAGCAGTGAGGTGCCTTCTGAAGACGGTACCTATGTGGTGGAGGTCACCATTGATGAGACCAACTATGAAGGGTCGGCTTCAGGAAACTTTGTATTAACCAAGGCATTCACACTGGAGGCACCCGTGAGGAATGAGGTGCAAGTCTACCCCAACCCGGCCTCTGAGAGGGTCATGGTAGAAGGAGCAGCTGGTCAGCTGGTCAAAATATATAATCTGATGGGTGTGCTACAGATGGAGAGCGAAACCAACAGGACTATTCAAATTGGGGCGCTTAGCTCGGGAGTCTATTTGATTCGGGTGCTGGATGCTTCTGGTCAATTGGTCAGTCACCACAGAATAGTTAAGCACTAG
- a CDS encoding tetratricopeptide repeat-containing sensor histidine kinase, producing MNRVIRFSLCLSFYISSLFAGAQGLSLVDSLKSMLKNPPNDSVETRWVNSLFGLYMSIDMDSALYYGQQAKALAEELQDSVLIASNTLNFGGYYWYQSDFIKAMECYVRAAEIFDKLGSETDKADAQLNIALIYMTMGEGAKSKPLFYKVFEVYKRNNYLNGLSTAYQYLGAVFQDEANYDSAIYCFKNCIDYAIKSKMVLNQAWGYSGLGEAYLKKGMYAEARAYQLKSLQIEEQLGNRVGMLQSYIALGSLEKQMGNLSMAEQYFVKAESMPELSGDLISQRNLSQEFVKLYETTGEVAKAYEYYRKHVAAVDSIKNSQDLATINELNEKYESEKKANEILTLQRESELNRLILDKERSQKLLFGGASVLFLLLSGAMIFGYFQLKKSKNQIDKQNKLVTKINKALNKSQDELLAANKTKDKFFALVAHDLRGPVTSMQGIGRMLSFYRKKGDEERIDQLIEQVDQSSASVNHLLDNLLKWALSQTNGLNFQRGAFETKGLVEECMTIFDEGIKAKEIAVSVEMQGGLMVEADYNMISTVLRNLLSNALKFSPVGGTIKLSVSEREDYAEITVTDSGQGMPEETIRKIQGNEPVESTRGSQGEKGTGLGLVLCQEFIRLHGQQLHISSSSQGTSISFLLQLAHQMA from the coding sequence ATGAATAGAGTCATTCGTTTCTCCCTGTGTTTGTCATTCTACATTAGTTCCCTATTTGCGGGAGCTCAGGGATTGTCTCTGGTAGATAGCTTGAAATCGATGCTGAAAAATCCGCCCAATGATTCAGTGGAAACCCGCTGGGTCAACTCACTCTTTGGGTTATACATGTCGATTGATATGGACTCTGCCCTTTACTATGGCCAGCAGGCCAAAGCGCTGGCAGAGGAGCTTCAGGATTCGGTATTGATTGCCAGCAACACCCTCAATTTCGGAGGGTATTACTGGTACCAGTCGGATTTCATCAAAGCGATGGAATGCTATGTCCGGGCTGCAGAGATTTTTGATAAGCTGGGGAGTGAAACTGACAAAGCCGACGCGCAGCTCAATATTGCCCTGATCTATATGACCATGGGCGAAGGAGCAAAATCTAAACCCCTTTTTTACAAAGTCTTTGAGGTCTATAAACGAAATAATTACCTGAACGGTCTCTCAACGGCCTATCAATACCTCGGGGCTGTCTTTCAGGATGAAGCCAACTATGACTCGGCTATTTATTGCTTTAAAAACTGCATTGACTATGCCATAAAGTCTAAAATGGTGTTGAATCAGGCTTGGGGCTATAGTGGCCTGGGGGAGGCGTATCTAAAGAAAGGAATGTATGCTGAAGCCAGAGCGTATCAATTGAAATCTCTTCAAATAGAAGAACAGCTGGGCAACAGAGTAGGAATGCTCCAATCTTACATCGCTCTTGGGTCATTAGAAAAACAAATGGGGAACCTGTCAATGGCTGAGCAATATTTTGTAAAAGCAGAGTCCATGCCTGAGTTGTCAGGAGACCTTATCAGTCAGCGAAATCTATCCCAGGAGTTTGTGAAATTGTATGAAACCACAGGTGAAGTGGCTAAAGCATACGAATACTATCGAAAACATGTAGCTGCGGTTGATTCCATTAAAAATTCACAAGACTTGGCGACGATCAATGAGCTCAATGAAAAATATGAATCTGAGAAGAAGGCCAACGAAATTTTGACTTTGCAAAGAGAAAGTGAGCTGAACAGATTGATTTTGGACAAAGAGAGGAGTCAGAAGTTGCTCTTCGGAGGTGCTTCTGTTTTATTTCTGCTACTCAGTGGTGCCATGATTTTTGGCTATTTCCAACTGAAGAAGTCGAAAAATCAGATTGACAAGCAAAACAAACTGGTCACCAAAATCAACAAAGCACTCAACAAGTCACAGGATGAACTCCTTGCAGCCAATAAGACCAAAGACAAGTTTTTTGCACTCGTGGCCCATGATCTCAGGGGGCCGGTTACTTCTATGCAAGGCATTGGCCGAATGCTTTCGTTTTATCGAAAAAAGGGAGATGAGGAGCGCATCGATCAACTCATCGAGCAGGTAGATCAGTCCTCTGCATCGGTGAATCATCTGCTGGACAATCTGCTCAAATGGGCCCTCTCGCAAACCAATGGTCTCAATTTTCAGCGTGGAGCATTTGAAACGAAGGGCTTGGTAGAGGAGTGCATGACTATTTTTGACGAGGGCATAAAAGCCAAAGAGATCGCCGTATCTGTAGAAATGCAAGGCGGCCTGATGGTGGAGGCCGACTACAATATGATCAGTACCGTTCTCAGAAACCTGCTGAGCAACGCGCTCAAATTTTCACCAGTAGGGGGCACGATTAAATTATCAGTTTCTGAGCGAGAGGATTATGCTGAGATCACTGTAACGGACTCAGGGCAGGGTATGCCAGAAGAGACCATCCGTAAAATTCAAGGAAATGAGCCTGTAGAAAGCACCCGCGGTTCACAGGGTGAAAAGGGCACCGGGCTTGGGCTTGTATTGTGTCAGGAATTCATTCGCTTGCATGGTCAGCAGTTGCACATCTCTTCCTCCAGCCAGGGTACTTCTATCTCCTTTCTACTGCAGCTCGCACATCAGATGGCTTAG
- a CDS encoding LytTR family DNA-binding domain-containing protein, whose product MAKLRILVAEDNLVHASKMEMILEELGYDLIGIFNNEAEVMRMFNATLPDLVILDIDLKDSDDGVSIASKINNIRPTPIIFATSFVDKETISRALQTDPYAYLIKPIEKPSLQAAIELAVFKLGKKDQEGSAGKFSGWSEDLVLNESFFIKSGSKLVKVAWADIRWIEVSQDRYCEIVSEKRSFQIRSSMNQLEEKLNPAVFVRIHRSHIVNIEKVDGVDDVDMVVEVGEKSLPLGGAYKNNLMNRLRLL is encoded by the coding sequence ATGGCAAAATTGAGGATACTAGTAGCTGAGGATAACCTGGTTCACGCCAGCAAAATGGAGATGATACTGGAAGAGCTAGGATATGATCTGATTGGTATTTTCAATAATGAAGCAGAGGTGATGCGCATGTTCAATGCCACTCTGCCGGACCTGGTGATCCTGGACATTGATCTGAAAGATAGTGACGATGGTGTGTCCATTGCTTCTAAAATCAATAACATACGGCCTACTCCTATCATTTTTGCCACGTCATTTGTAGACAAAGAGACCATTTCCAGGGCGCTGCAGACCGATCCATATGCATACCTGATCAAGCCCATAGAAAAGCCCTCTTTGCAGGCGGCTATTGAACTGGCAGTATTTAAGTTGGGTAAGAAAGATCAGGAGGGGAGTGCTGGCAAATTTTCGGGCTGGTCTGAAGACCTTGTTCTGAACGAAAGCTTTTTTATTAAATCTGGCAGCAAGTTGGTGAAGGTTGCCTGGGCTGATATTCGATGGATAGAGGTAAGCCAGGACCGGTACTGTGAGATCGTCTCAGAAAAGCGCAGTTTTCAGATTCGCTCATCCATGAACCAGTTAGAGGAGAAATTGAACCCGGCAGTGTTTGTGAGGATTCACAGATCACATATCGTGAATATCGAAAAAGTGGACGGGGTGGATGATGTTGATATGGTGGTAGAAGTAGGCGAAAAATCACTACCCCTTGGGGGAGCTTATAAAAACAATTTGATGAACAGACTCAGATTGTTATGA